A genomic segment from Bacteroidota bacterium encodes:
- a CDS encoding tetratricopeptide repeat protein has product MIIIHKVGEFIGELFPRYKASGYNEDVLKEELTQYYTYRVYRPIVDIKDGFVTINIDTQRIENEVEEYKAVVRLCEQGQYGKAKPRLQSLIKQNPSNSEYHRILGQIYSDEGDQEIAIDALIDALRWNPKNIYALTMMGNIIAKFKNDIDTAMKYFNQVIELNPEDHIAINNLGANLLQQGKIEQAKGYFEKALKINPDYANTHYALALIAEMQGNGSEAFQKSLLALKRCSAKDTLYKQAYNLAITTAKNIIDSDIGMKILRSFLHKLEFEGDRKIEVIEDDSLSTIAKIELAENYNRENHVIRYKPNYPAKEHLMMHELVHIQFVIEARKENLNQAFVTIQKHKNDFITAHQAWIKRMVKIGMTEESVSKVIVDLFVGLNRQIYNVPIDLFIEDFLFNLYPDLRPYQFLSLFNIIREGIEATTSKNIVALMPKDVLKSSKIYNIIGALQYKDLYGIDLIKEFQAEPNELKTAQTLYNEYFEYKDDRGAGEEYKLIQNWANDLQLGGNFELICEHELHKKHADIDTLIESIEKDPYGLEGDQTIKQKNQEKFDKSQAQIGINMAIVWYMVDALKYFQNMPKEEIKKIAYEIALTGTQGIKPDQQGYKIGGIPDKLFSGYHLLAYYYTSWSLTAPEVVDSLNLPYKDEYELAKKIYKPSM; this is encoded by the coding sequence ATGATCATTATACATAAGGTCGGTGAATTTATCGGAGAACTTTTTCCACGCTACAAAGCATCTGGTTATAATGAAGATGTCTTGAAGGAGGAGTTGACGCAGTATTACACATACAGGGTATACCGCCCCATCGTTGACATAAAAGACGGTTTTGTGACTATCAATATTGATACTCAAAGGATTGAAAATGAGGTTGAAGAATACAAAGCTGTTGTGAGGTTATGCGAACAAGGGCAATACGGGAAAGCAAAACCACGATTACAATCATTAATTAAACAAAATCCATCAAACTCTGAATATCATCGCATTCTGGGACAGATATATTCGGATGAAGGGGATCAGGAAATTGCAATTGATGCTCTGATTGATGCTCTGCGTTGGAACCCGAAAAACATTTATGCCCTGACTATGATGGGTAACATCATTGCCAAGTTTAAAAATGACATCGATACAGCGATGAAGTATTTCAATCAGGTCATCGAGTTGAACCCAGAAGATCACATCGCAATTAATAATTTGGGAGCAAATCTATTGCAGCAGGGTAAGATTGAACAAGCAAAAGGATATTTTGAAAAAGCCTTGAAGATCAATCCAGATTATGCCAATACTCATTATGCTCTTGCTCTAATTGCTGAAATGCAGGGTAATGGTTCGGAAGCATTTCAGAAATCGTTGTTGGCATTAAAAAGATGCTCTGCGAAAGATACGTTATACAAACAAGCCTATAACCTTGCAATTACAACTGCTAAAAATATCATCGATTCGGATATAGGGATGAAAATTTTAAGATCATTCCTGCACAAACTGGAGTTTGAGGGTGATCGAAAGATCGAGGTAATTGAGGATGATTCTCTTTCAACCATCGCAAAGATAGAACTGGCTGAGAACTATAACCGAGAAAACCATGTTATCCGTTATAAGCCCAATTACCCGGCAAAAGAACATTTGATGATGCATGAGCTGGTGCATATTCAGTTTGTCATCGAAGCACGAAAAGAGAATCTGAACCAAGCCTTTGTCACCATCCAGAAACACAAGAATGATTTTATCACCGCCCATCAAGCATGGATCAAGCGGATGGTCAAGATAGGTATGACAGAGGAATCGGTATCGAAAGTTATCGTTGACCTGTTCGTGGGGTTAAATCGCCAGATTTACAATGTTCCAATTGATCTTTTCATTGAGGATTTCCTGTTCAATCTCTATCCTGATCTCCGACCTTATCAGTTTTTATCTCTATTCAACATCATCCGAGAGGGAATCGAAGCTACAACTTCAAAGAACATTGTCGCGCTGATGCCCAAGGATGTCCTTAAGAGCTCTAAAATTTACAACATCATCGGGGCGTTGCAGTACAAAGACCTTTATGGGATCGATCTCATCAAAGAATTTCAAGCAGAACCCAATGAACTGAAAACGGCTCAAACCCTATACAACGAATATTTTGAGTACAAAGATGACCGTGGAGCTGGAGAAGAATACAAACTTATCCAGAACTGGGCGAATGATCTTCAACTTGGAGGTAATTTTGAGTTAATTTGTGAGCATGAACTTCATAAAAAGCATGCAGATATTGATACTTTAATTGAGAGTATTGAAAAAGACCCTTATGGTTTAGAGGGTGATCAGACTATTAAACAAAAGAATCAGGAAAAATTCGACAAATCTCAAGCTCAGATTGGTATCAACATGGCTATAGTGTGGTACATGGTAGATGCCCTGAAGTATTTCCAGAATATGCCCAAAGAAGAAATCAAGAAGATCGCTTACGAGATTGCACTGACTGGTACCCAAGGCATCAAACCTGACCAGCAAGGTTACAAGATCGGTGGTATTCCCGATAAATTGTTTTCAGGATACCATCTGCTCGCCTATTATTATACCAGTTGGTCACTTACCGCACCTGAGGTGGTGGATTCGCTGAATTTGCCTTACAAGGACGAATATGAGCTGGCAAAAAAGATATATAAACCATCAATGTGA